Sequence from the Aquimarina sp. Aq107 genome:
TAAAAAACAACAAAAACGATGGTTTAACCGTAATTCTATAACGTAAATATAGTCTTTTTTTGATAATTATTCATTATAAAGGCACAAAATAACTATCTTGAGACCAACATTTTATTATCTTTGATCACTGTTAATTAAAAAAAAAACAAAATATATCTATATGGAAAGTAAGAGTATTCCTATAAAAAAATATATTCTAACTTACGGTTTGCTTTTTGGAATCGCTAGTATAATTCTTAGTTTCACATTTTATTTAACTGGGAACTATGTAAAGCAAAACTTACTTCATTCTGCAATTCTATTTTCAATTACTGTATTTTTTATAATTTTTGGTTTATTAGTATTCAAAAAAAACAACAATGGATTTATATCATTAATTGAAGCTCTTAAGATTGGTATTGGAATAGCAATTTTAGGAGGGTTAATGGCTGTTTTATGGAAAATTATTCTTTTAAAACAAATTGATCCTAACATAATCAATCAGTTTGAAGACAAGCAAATTAAGAGAATTGCTGAAATGTCTTCGGATCTTACACAAAAAAACATTGAAGAAAAAATTAAAATTACCAAGAAATATACCTCACCACTAAGAATGACTATAACTGCTCTTATTGAAGATACTTTTGTTGGTTTTTTACTATCTCTTATTGGTGGCCTCATCATAAGAAAAAAGAGGAATCCTTTTAAGTAAACCTACTCCACATTTAATTATCTATATCAATATTTTTCTGAGCAAAATGTAACAAATTCGTAAATTTGTGTACTTATGTGTTATATCTAAATAACCAAAACTATATAATTATGGAAAAATCTGTTAAATCTAATGCGATATCTCTTGGAGTTATTTTAGGAGTAGTCCTATCACTTGTAACTGTTCTTGCCTATACTGTATATCAAGGAATGTATACTAATTGGATGGCAGGAATTGGATTATCGCTAATGATCATCGTCTTTGGTATCGTATCCGCAGTAAAAAGTAGAAAGTTACTTGGTGGTTTTATAGACTTTAAAAAAGCATTCACTTCGTATCTAATTACCGTTGCAATTGGTACCTTAATAAGTACTGTCGTAACTATTTTAATATATGTTGCAGTTGATCCAGATGCAGCCACGGCTATTAATGAACAAATTATAGAATCTACTGTTGGTTTCATGGAAAAATTTGGAACTCCCGAATCAGAAATTGAGAAAGCGGTAGCAAAAATGCAAGAAGAAAATCAATTTAGCCTTGTTAATCAAATAAAAGGTTGGTTCTGGGGAATGCTTATATATATCATTATTGGATTATTAGCTTCTTTAGCAATAAAAAAGAAAGAGCCTTTATACTAGAACACACATAAAGTAAAAAACACAATTGGATTGCCGTTTAGGCAATCCAATTTTTTTATGTAATTTTCTATAAATGGAATACCTATATTTGTCAACCAAATCATTTTACTAAATTATCAATGGGAATTTCTCATAAAAACTTTCTTACTTATATTATTACCATAGCTATATCCACTGGTATCGCTAGAGTAGCATTGGATTACCTATCAAGAATATTAAACATATCTCCCATCTTATATTATCTTACTTTTTTGATCGCTTTGATACTAGAGATTGTGATCATTATATATGTAATCAAAAAGTATAAAACACATAAAAGTGTACTAAATATTACTGATGCATTAAAGGTTGGGATTATTATAATGGGTATAGTTGGCTTGTGTTACTGTTCTATGGCATATATATATGACGTTTATATAGATCCTGATTTTCAAACTAATATGACATTACGCTTTACAGAACAATTTACTCCAGAACAATTGGATCAGGTAAAACAAAATTTAGAAAATCAAGATAGTAGTAAATCCTATATCGGTGTAATCATGTATACCATATGGTTCATATTTATTGGAGCTGTGATATCATTAATTGCAGGTTCTGTTTTTAAAACTAAAGTAGCATCATCATAGTATGGATATTTCTGTAGTCATACCATTGCTTAACGAGCAAGAATCACTTACCGAACTTTATAATTGGATTGTAAAAGTTTTGCAATCCAAGCAATATACTTATGAAATTCTTTTTATTGATGATGGTAGTACCGATAAATCGTGGGATACTATTACTTCTTTATCAAAAAAAGATCAAAATGTAAAAGGGATACAGTTTCTTAAAAACTATGGTAAATCGCAAGCGCTACACGCAGGTTTTGCAGAAGCGCAAGGAGATGTTATCATTACTATGGATGCAGATCTGCAAGATAATCCAGAAGAAATTCCGGAGATGTATGATATGATCATTAAGGATGGATACGACTTAATATCTGGTTGGAAAAAGAAACGATATGATTCTGTAATTGCTAAAAATTTGCCATCTAAACTTTTTAATGCAGCTGCTAGAAAAACATCGGGATTAAAATTACACGATTTTAACTGCGGATTAAAAGCATACAAAAATCAAGTAGTTAAACACGTTGATG
This genomic interval carries:
- a CDS encoding DUF4199 domain-containing protein, whose translation is MESKSIPIKKYILTYGLLFGIASIILSFTFYLTGNYVKQNLLHSAILFSITVFFIIFGLLVFKKNNNGFISLIEALKIGIGIAILGGLMAVLWKIILLKQIDPNIINQFEDKQIKRIAEMSSDLTQKNIEEKIKITKKYTSPLRMTITALIEDTFVGFLLSLIGGLIIRKKRNPFK
- a CDS encoding DUF4199 domain-containing protein gives rise to the protein MEKSVKSNAISLGVILGVVLSLVTVLAYTVYQGMYTNWMAGIGLSLMIIVFGIVSAVKSRKLLGGFIDFKKAFTSYLITVAIGTLISTVVTILIYVAVDPDAATAINEQIIESTVGFMEKFGTPESEIEKAVAKMQEENQFSLVNQIKGWFWGMLIYIIIGLLASLAIKKKEPLY
- a CDS encoding DUF4199 domain-containing protein; this translates as MGISHKNFLTYIITIAISTGIARVALDYLSRILNISPILYYLTFLIALILEIVIIIYVIKKYKTHKSVLNITDALKVGIIIMGIVGLCYCSMAYIYDVYIDPDFQTNMTLRFTEQFTPEQLDQVKQNLENQDSSKSYIGVIMYTIWFIFIGAVISLIAGSVFKTKVASS
- a CDS encoding glycosyltransferase family 2 protein — protein: MDISVVIPLLNEQESLTELYNWIVKVLQSKQYTYEILFIDDGSTDKSWDTITSLSKKDQNVKGIQFLKNYGKSQALHAGFAEAQGDVIITMDADLQDNPEEIPEMYDMIIKDGYDLISGWKKKRYDSVIAKNLPSKLFNAAARKTSGLKLHDFNCGLKAYKNQVVKHVDVHGEMHRYIPVLAKNAGFNKIGEKVVLHQARKYGKTKFGMNRFVNGFLDLITIWFMSRFGKRPMHFFGLIGTILFIIGFCFSLYLGIDKLFIEKTGRLIASRPEFYIALTSMILGTQFFLAGFLGEIMLTSKRDKERYHISEKIHL